The sequence below is a genomic window from Ciceribacter thiooxidans.
GCCGCCGCCCGCCTGGTTGCCGGTGCGGGCCGGCGCACGGGACGGCTGGTTGTAATCGTCGCCGTAGCCGCCGCCGAAGTCGTTGCCACCGCGCGAGGCGCCACCGCCCTCGCCGCGACCGCCGAGCATGGTCAGGTTGGAGTTGAAGCCCTGCAGCACGACTTCGGTCGAATAGCGGTCGTTGCCGCTCTGGTCCTGCCACTTGCGGGTCTGCAGCTGGCCTTCGATGTAGACCGTCGAGCCCTTCTTCAGATACTGTTCAGCCACCTTGCAGAGACCTTCATTGAAGATCACGACGGTGTGCCACTCGGTCTTTTCCTTGCGCTCACCGGTGTTGCGGTCGCGCCAAGTTTCCGACGTCGCAATGCGCAGGTTGGCGATCGGACGGCCGTCCTGGGTCCGGCGGATTTCCGGATCCGCGCCGAGATTCCCGATCAGAATTACCTTGTTCACGCTACCAGCCATAACACACACCTTGGGAAGAGAGGGCACCGGACCGGCCGCACCCGCATTTGTCGATTTCCGCCACCTTAAACCAATCGCGGGTCCCGATGGAAAGTCTTAACCGTTAATCCACAACGAAAAATGTTCTTTATTTGTTCTAGTGATTGTCTATGATCCTGTCAACCGACTCGAAATGTGACCCGTGACGTCCTGTTGCGTCTCGACAGGGGCACAGCGATCACTAAATAAGGACTGTCCTTCTCCAAGCGAGCCTTGTCCATGAGTGAACTGAAGACCATTTCCATCCGCGGCGCCCGCGAGCACAACCTGAAGGGCATCGATCTCGATCTGCCGCGCAACAGCCTGATCGTGATGACCGGGCTTTCCGGCTCGGGCAAGTCGTCGCTCGCCTTCGACACCATCTATGCCGAGGGGCAGCGCCGCTACGTCGAGAGCCTCTCGGCCTACGCCCGCCAGTTCCTCGAGATGATGCAGAAGCCGGATGTCGACCAGATCGACGGGCTTTCGCCGGCGATCTCCATCGAGCAGAAGACGACCTCGCGCAATCCGCGTTCGACGGTCGGCACGGTGACAGAGATCTACGACTACATGCGTCTGCTCTTCGCACGCGTCGGCGTTCCCTATTCGCCGGCGACGGGCCTGCCGATCGAAAGCCAGACGGTCTCCCAGATGGTCGACCGCATCCTCGCCTTCGAGGAGGGTTCGCGCCTCTACATTCTCGCCCCGATGATCCGCGGTCGCAAGGGCGAGTACAAGAAGGAACTCGCCGACCTGATGAAGCGCGGCTTCCAGCGCGTGAAGATCGACGGGCAGTTCTACGAGATCGCCGAAGCGCCGGCGCTCGACAAGAAGTACAAGCACGACATCGACGTGGTGGTCGACCGCGTGGTGGTGCGCTCCGACATCGGCACGCGCCTCGCCGACAGCCTGGAGACGTGCCTCAAGCTCGCCGACGGGCTGGCGATCGCCGAGTTCGCCGACAAGCCACTGCCGGCTTCGGAAACGGCCGCCGGCGGCTCGGCCAACAAGTCGCTCAACGAGACGCATGAGCGGGTGATGTTTTCCGAAAAGTTCGCCTGCCCGGTCTCCGGCTTCACCATTCCGGAGATCGAGCCGCGGCTCTTTTCCTTCAACAATCCCTTCGGCGCCTGCCCGACCTGCGACGGGCTCGGCTCGCAGCAGAAGATCGACGAGGCGCTGATCGTGCCGGAGGTACAGCGGCGGCTGAACGACGGGGCGATCGCTCCGTGGGCGAAGTCGTCGTCCCCCTACTACAACCAGACGCTCGAATCCCTCGGCAAGGTCTTCGGCTTCAAGCTCTCGAACCGCTGGTCGGACCTGAGCGAGGAAGCGCAGCGCGCGATCCTGCACGGCACGGAAGAGAAGATCGAGTTCCACTATGCCGACGGCGCGCGCGCCTACACGACGACCAAGACCTTCGAGGGGATCGTTCCGAACCTCGAACGGCGCTGGAAGGAGACCGACAGCGCCTGGGCGCGCGAGGAAATCGAGCGGTTCATGTCGGCGGCCCCCTGCCCGGCCTGCGCGGGCTACCGGTTGAAGCCAGAGGCGCTCGCCGTCAAGATCAACGGCCTGCACATCGGCGAAGTGACCGGCATGTCGATCCGTGTTGCCGGCGCCTGGTTCGAGACGTTGCCGGCGAAGCTCAGCGACAAGCAGAACGAGATTGCCGTGCGCATCCTCAAGGAGATCCGCGAGCGGCTGCGCTTCCTCAACGATGTCGGGCTCGACTATCTCTCGATGTCGCGCAATTCCGGCACGCTTTCGGGCGGTGAGAGCCAGCGCATCCGCCTCGCCTCGCAGATTGGCTCGGGGCTGACCGGCGTGCTCTACGTGCTCGACGAGCCGTCGATCGGTCTGCACCAGCGCGACAACGCCCGCCTCATCGAGACACTGAAGCACCTGCGCGACATCGGCAACACGGTGATCGTCGTCGAGCATGACGAGGATGCGATCCTGTCCTCCGACTACGTCGTCGACATCGGCCCGGCCGCCGGCATCCACGGCGGCGAGGTGGTGGCGCAGGGCGTTCCCGCCGAGATCATGGCCAATCCGAATTCGCTGACCGGCAAGTACCTCTCCGGCGAGCTCGGAGTCGCGGTTCCCGCCGAACGGCGCAAACCGAAGAAGGGCCAGCAGATCAAGGTGATCGGCGCGCGCGGCAACAATTTGAAGAACGTCACCGCCAGCATTCCGCTCGGCGTCTTTACCGCCGTCACCGGCGTTTCCGGCGGCGGCAAGTCGACCTTCCTCATCGAGACGCTCTACAAGGCGGCGGCACGCCGCATCATGGGCGCGCGCGAAAACCCGGCCGAACACGACCGCATCGACGGCTTCGAGTTCATCGACAAGGTGATCGATATCGACCAGTCGCCGATCGGCCGCACGCCGCGCTCGAATCCGGCGACCTATACCGGCGCCTTCACGCCGATCCGCGACTGGTATGCCGGCCTGCCGGAGGCGAAGGCGCGCGGCTACCAGCCGGGCCGCTTCTCCTTCAACGTCAAGGGCGGCCGCTGCGAGGCGTGCCAGGGCGACGGGGTGATCAAGATCGAGATGCACTTCCTGCCGGACGTGTACGTGACCTGCGACGTCTGCCACGGCAAGCGCTACAATCGCGAGACGCTTGACGTCACCTTCAAGGGCAAGTCGATCGCCGATGTGCTCGACATGACGGTCGAGGAAGGCGTCGAGTTCTTCTCCGCGGTGCCGGCGGTGCGCGACAAGCTGCAGTCGCTCTTCGACGTCGGTCTCGGCTATATCAAGGTCGGCCAGCAGGCGAACACGCTTTCCGGCGGCGAGGCGCAGCGCGTCAAGCTCGCCAAGGAACTCTCCAAGCGTTCGACCGGCCGTACGCTCTACATCCTCGACGAGCCGACGACGGGGCTTCACTTCCACGACGTGGCGAAACTCCTCGAAATGCTGCACGAACTCGTCAGGCAGGGCAATTCGGTGGTGGTGATCGAGCACAATCTCGAAGTCATCAAGACCGCTGACTGGGTGATCGATTTCGGTCCCGAGGGTGGCGACGGCGGCGGCGAGATCGTCGCAACCGGCACGCCGGAACAGATCGTCGAGGCCGAGCGCTCCTATACCGGCCAGTTCCTCAAGGAACTCCTGGAGCGACGGCCGATGCGGAAGGTGCAGGCGGCGGAGTGAACGATGATCCTGATCGGCCAGTATGACTCCTCCTTCGTTCGCCGCGTCGGCGTGGCGCTGACGCTCTACGGTCTGCCGTTCGAGCATCGGCCATGGTCGGTGTTCGGCGACGGCGAGAAGATCCAGGCGCTCAATCCGCTGATGCGGGTGCCGACGATGGTGCTCGACGACGGGACCGTGCTGGTCGACAGCGTCACCATTCTCGACCATGTCGACAGCCTCGTTCCCGAGGCCGAACGCCTGTGGCCGACACCGGACGAACGCCGGCATGCCCTCAAGGTGATGGCGCTGGCGACGGGATTTGCCGACAAGGGCGTGAGCCTGTTCTACGAACTGGTGCTGCACGAGCAGCCGGCGCAGGTATGGATGGACCGTTGCCGGTCGCAGATGCGCGCGACGCTCGCCGCTCTGGAGGCGGATCGCGCCACCCGGTCGACACCCTTCTGGTTCGGAGACGGGATCACGCATGCCGATATCGCAGTCGCCTGTGCGCTGCGCCACATCGGCGATTCCCATCCGGGCTTCATATCGGCAGCCGACGTGCCGGCATTGGCTGCCCACTGCGAACGTCTCGAAGCCCTGTCGGTTTTCAAGGCGATTTCCCAGCCGTTCGTTCCGCCGGCCTGAGACGACCCGACACCAACAGCGAGGGCCGTCTGGCCCGTGACCGTCAAGGAGGAGAGAGGATGACCCAGTCAGGCACAATCCGCACCGGAATCGGCGGCTGGACCTTCGATCCCTGGGAAGGCTCCTTCTATCCCGAGACGCTGCCGAAACGGCGGCAGCTCGAATATGCGAGCCGCGAACTGGCGGCGATCGAAGTGAACGGCACCTATTATTCGAGCCAGAAGCCGGCGACCTTCGCCAAATGGGCGTCCGAAGTCCCGGACAGCTTTGTCTTTTCGCTGAAGGCGAGCCGGTTCTGCACCAATCGCAAGGTGCTCGCCGAGGCGGGACCGTCGGTGGAGAAATTCCTGACCCAGGGGATCACCGAGCTCGGCGCGCATCTCGGGCCGATCCTCTGGCAGTTCATGGGAACGAAGAAGTTCGAGCCGGAGGATTTCGAAGCTTTCCTCGCGCTGTTGCCGAAGAGCCAGGACGGGATCGCGTTGCGGCATGTGGTCGAGCCGAGGCACGCCTCGTTCCAGGTGCCGGAATTCATCGCGCTCCTGAAGAAATACGAGGTCGCGGCGGTCTGCGCCGACCATCACGACTATCCGATGTTCGCCGATCCGACGGCCGATTTCGTCTATGCACGGCTTCAAAAAGGCGAGGACGACATCCCGACCTGCTATCCCGAAAACGAGATCGAGGCCTGGGCAGACCGGCTGAGGAGTTTTGCTAAGGGCGGAATGCCGGACGACCTGCCGAAGATCGCTGAGAAGGAGACAGTGGCGAAGAAGCCGCGGGACGTCTTCGCCTTCTTCATCACCGGCGGCAAGGTCAATGCGCCGAACGGCGCAAGGGTGCTGCAGGCGGCAGTTTCCTGATACCAGAAACTGTCATTTGACAAAATTGTGACCCCGGCGAATCTGGGATATGGTCCGTCGCATTGCCGACCTCATTGGGGCCGGAAATAGCGGACGCTTTCCGGCTGCGGGCTGGAAAGACCGTTTTCCCTCAACGTTCCGGGTTCCTCATGTCGGGCATCGTCGTCTTCATCAATCTCGCCGGCGCTGTCGCCCTGCTTCTGTGGGCGACGCGCATGGTACGCACCGGTATCGAACGCGCTTACGGCCATGTGCTGAAGGACAAGCTGCGGCTCGCCGTCGGCAACCGGGTGACCGCCGGCGCCGCAGGCTTCGCACTGGCTGTCGCGCTGCAGAGCGCAACCGCCGTCGCGCTGATCGTCGCCTCCTTCGTCGCCGGCGGCTATGTCTCGTCGGGGATCGGCATCGCCACCCTGCTCGGCGCCGATTTCGGCTCGGCCTTCGTCGTGCGCATCCTGCGTCACGACCTCTCGCTCCTGATCCCGATCCTGCTGCTGATGGGCACCGTCGCCTTCCGGGCCTCGGAAACGCGCGGCTGGAGGCAGGCGGGCCGCATCTTCTTCGGGCTGGGCCTGCTGCTGCTGTCGCTCCGGCTGATCGGGGAAGCCTCCGACCCGTTGCGCACAAGCCAGATCCTGCCGCTCCTCATCAACTATCTCTCGCGCGACTGGATCACCGCCTTCCTTCTTTCGGCGCTGCTCGCCTGGGCCTTCCATTCCAGCGTCGCGACCATCCTGCTCTTCGCCTCGCTGGCGGACCGCGGGCTGCTGCCGCCGGTGCTGATCATCCCGATGGTGCTCGGCGCGAATTTCGGCGCGGCGGTGATCGGCGCCATGCTGACCAAGAACGCCGAAAGCGCCGCACGCGTCGTGCCGCTCGGCAATGTCGTGATCCGCGGGTTGGGCACGCTCGCCGCACTCGCCATCCAGTTCGTCTTCGTGGTGCCGTCGGACGTTTTCGCGAGCCACCCCGGCGACGCCGTCGTGATGGTGCATCTCGCGCTCAACGGCGCGGTGCTGCTTCTCGGCCTGCCGTTCGCAGGCGTCGTCGCCGGCCTGCTCGACCGCCTTCTGACGAAGCCGGCTGCCGTTGAGACGGAGGGACCGGAGGAGCGTCTCTCGGCGCTCAACCCGGCGGACCTTGCCAATCCAAAACAGGCGATCGCCAACGCCACCCGCGAAGTGCTGAGCGTCTGCGACAAGACCGAGGTGATGCTGAACCGCATCTTCGAACTCTACGAGACCTTCGATCCGAAGAAGATGCAGCGGCTCGAGGCGCTCGACGACGAGATCGACCGCACCCACCGCGACATCAAGTTCTATCTCGCGCGGATTTCGGAAAGCGCGCTCGACGAGGAATCGGCGGCGCAATCGCAGAACCTGCTGAGTGCCGCAATCAAGGTGGAGCAGGCGGCGGACATCATCGCCCAGAACATGGCGACGAGAGCGCGCAAGAAGCACGACCGCAAGGTCGCCTTCTCCGACGAGGGCTGGAGCGAGCTGAAGGCCATGCATAACGAGGTGGTCAAGAACGCGCGCCTCGCCTTCAACCTGCTGGTCGACCGCGATGTCGAATATGCCCGCCAGCTCGTCGCCCGCAAGGAGGCGGTGCGCAACCTCGTCCGCCAGAGCGAGGAGCGGCACCTGCAGCGGCTGCGCGACGGCAATATCGCAAGCTTCGAGTCGAGCTCGCTGCATATCGACACGATGCGGGACCTCAAGGAGATCAATTCGCTGGTCGCCTCGATCGGCTATCCGCTGCTCGAAGACGAGGGCATGCTGCGGCGCAGCCGCCTCCTCTGACGGCGCGCGACGGGTCCGGTCTTCTTCCGGAAACGCTCAGAGGCCAGCCGCGTCGCCGACCGGCGTCTTGCGGGCAAGCCAGCGCGGGTTGAAGACGTTCATCACCAGACCGAGGACGATCAGCACGGCCGCGACGACGCGCAGCGGCCCGAAATCCTCGCCGAGCACGAGGGCTGCCGACGACATGCCGAAGACCGGGACGAGCAGCGAGAACGGCGCGACGGTCGAAACGCCGTAGCGGCTGATCATTGCTCCCCATACGGCAAAGCCGAAGACGGTCGCACCGTAAGCCACGAAGAGCACGGCCCCTGCCCCTTCGAGATTGAGGTTGGCCAGTGCCTGCAGGTCGCGGTCCCATCCCTCGAAGAGCGCCGAAATGATGAAGAGCGGGATCGGCGGCACCAGGCTCACCCAGACCATCAGGTTCAGCATCTGAACCTTGCCGACCTTCTTCATCAACATGTTGGAGCAGGCCCAGGCGACGGCGGCGGCCAGCACGAGCACGAGGCCCGCGACGGTGAAGGTGCCGTCGATCGAGCTGGCGATGAGCGCGACGCCAGAAAAGGCGAGAACCATGCCGGCAATCTGCAGCGGCCGCGGCCGGTCTCCGTAAAGGAGAAAGGCGAGCAGGACCGTGAAGAAGGCCTGCGACTGCAGGAGCAGGGAAGCGAGACCGGGCGGTGCCCCGACATTCATGCCGATAAAAAGGAAGGAGAACTTGACCACGCCGAGCATCACCCCGATGCCGAGGATCAGTCGCCACGGCACATCCGGACGGCGGATGAAGAAGGCGAGCGGCAAGGCGGCGAACAGGAAGCGGAGCGCGGAAAAGAGAAGCGGCGGGAAATTGTCGAGGCCGAGCTTGATCACCACGAAGTTGAAGCCCCAGACGGCGGCGACGAGGACGAGCATCAGGATGTGAAGGGGCGACATGGGGAGAATCTCCGGCTGCTGGTGGGTGACCGATACACCCGCGCCCGTGGTTTCGAAAAACGTATTTCGCTAATGCCAGCGATCGATATGGTTGATGAGGGTCTCGGCGGTGAGGCTCGCGCCGGCCTTGCTCGCCGCCTCGCCATGCAGCCAGACGCCGGCCGCCGCCGCCTCGAAGGCGGGCATCCCCTGCGCCAGAAGTCCACCGACGATGCCGGCGAGCACATCCCCCGATCCGGCGGTGGCGAGAGAGGCCGGGGCATTTTCGTTGATGACGGCGCGACCGTCCGGTGCGGCGATGACACTGTCGGCGCCCTTGTAGACGACGGCGGCGTTGGCGCGGGCGGCTGCCTGCCTCGCCCTGTCGACCTTGCTCAGCGCCGGATCGTCGGCAAGATCGGGAAAGAGCCTTGCGAACTCACCCTCGTGCGGTGTCAGCACAAGACGAGGCGCTCCATCCGCAAAGGCTGAGAAGAGAGCCTGCGGGTCCTCCGCGAAGGCGGTGATGCCGTCGGCATCTAGGACGAGGTGTCGGCCTGTTGCGGCGAGCGCTGTGACGAAGGCACGAGCCTTCGGACCCACGCCGAAACCGGGTCCGAGGACGAAGGCGGTGCGCCGCTCGTCGCGAAGGTAGTCGTCAAGGTCGTTCCCGGTCTCGACCGCCTTCAGCATGACGGCGGTGAGATGGGCCGCATTGGCCGCGATCGCATCCGGCGGCGTGGCGACAGTGACGAGTCCCGCCCCCGCCCTCAGGCCTGCGGCGGCCGCGAGCCGTGCGGCACCCGTCGCTGTGGCCGGCCCGGAAAAGACGGTGAGATGACCGCGGCGGAACTTGTGGGCGGTGGCATCGGTCGTCGGCAGGGCGGCAAGCCACTCTTGCGGACCGTTGACGAAGAGGTGCACGTCCTTCGCCTCGACGAGGCGGAACGGGATTCCGATGTCGACGGTTTCCACGCTGCCGCAATGGAGCCGCCCGGGAAGCAGCAGATGCCCCGGCTTGCGGGTCATGAAGGTGACGGTGTGGCGTGCCTTGAACGCGGCGCCCATGACGGTGCCGGTTCGCCCGTCGATCCCGGAAGGCAGATCGACCGCGACCACCGGCGCGCCTGCCTCGTCTACCCGTCGCACGATATCGACAACAACCGGCGGTACGGAGCGCGCGAGCCCCGCCCCGAAGATGGCGTCGACGATCACGTCGCCCCGCATCGGAAAATAGGTTTCGAGCGCTTCTGCGGGAACCGGGCAACGGGAGCGGGCCGTTGCGGCATCGCCCTTGAGTTTCGACGGATCGCCGAGGTGGTAGAGTGCGACGGCAGCTCCGCTCTCCTGCAAGGCCCTCGCCGCCACGTAGCCGTCACCGCCGTTGTTGCCGGGACCGCAGAGAACGACGAAGCGCTCGCCGCCGGGAAAGAGCTTGAGAACGGCGGCGGTGACTGCCTGCCCCGCTTTCTCCATCAGGCCGAAGGAATCAATGCCAGACGCTGCAGCCGCAGCGTCGACCTCTCCCATCGCCGACGGTGTCAGCAGCCAGTTGTCGCGTCCCTTTGCCATACCGCCATTGAACCCATTCCCGTTGGAAAGACAACAGGCATCGCCGTCGCAGCGTCAACGACCAAATATAGTGCATTTGCCTACATTGTAATCACTGCCAGCCTGCTTTGCAGGCACGTTGCGCATTTGCGAATCCGACCGAAGAATCGGCGAATTTCGCCGTCCCGCCGCATTCTCGCTCCAATTTCCATCTGTTTTTCTCCGGAAACGCGCGGGATTCGGCCCTTCCCTTCAAAAATCGGCGCACTTTTTCGAAAAACCTGTCGCCAACTGGCACGGCGCGTGCATCATTATGGGCGAGCGGGATCATCCTGCCGTAATGAGAGAAGCGGAGAGAAATTTTCTCATGAAAAAGATCGAAGCGATCATAAAGCCCTTCAAGCTCGATGAAGTGAAGGAAGCCCTTCAGGAAGTCGGCCTGCAAGGCATCACCGTCACGGAGGCCAAGGGGTTCGGTCGCCAGAAGGGACATACCGAGCTTTACCGGGGTGCGGAATACGTCGTGGATTTTCTGCCCAAGGTGAAGGTCGAGGTCGTCCTGGCGGACGAAAACGTGGAAGCCGTCATCGATGCGATCCGCAACGCTGCCCAGACGGGCCGGATCGGCGATGGAAAAATCTTCGTTTCGAATGTGGAGGAAGTCGTCCGCATCCGTACCGGCGAAACCGGCGTCGACGCCATCTAAAACATCCGTCCTCTTCCGGAGGCGGACCAGTCTATCGTCATCTCACCCAAG
It includes:
- a CDS encoding glutathione S-transferase family protein, with the translated sequence MILIGQYDSSFVRRVGVALTLYGLPFEHRPWSVFGDGEKIQALNPLMRVPTMVLDDGTVLVDSVTILDHVDSLVPEAERLWPTPDERRHALKVMALATGFADKGVSLFYELVLHEQPAQVWMDRCRSQMRATLAALEADRATRSTPFWFGDGITHADIAVACALRHIGDSHPGFISAADVPALAAHCERLEALSVFKAISQPFVPPA
- the uvrA gene encoding excinuclease ABC subunit UvrA, whose product is MSELKTISIRGAREHNLKGIDLDLPRNSLIVMTGLSGSGKSSLAFDTIYAEGQRRYVESLSAYARQFLEMMQKPDVDQIDGLSPAISIEQKTTSRNPRSTVGTVTEIYDYMRLLFARVGVPYSPATGLPIESQTVSQMVDRILAFEEGSRLYILAPMIRGRKGEYKKELADLMKRGFQRVKIDGQFYEIAEAPALDKKYKHDIDVVVDRVVVRSDIGTRLADSLETCLKLADGLAIAEFADKPLPASETAAGGSANKSLNETHERVMFSEKFACPVSGFTIPEIEPRLFSFNNPFGACPTCDGLGSQQKIDEALIVPEVQRRLNDGAIAPWAKSSSPYYNQTLESLGKVFGFKLSNRWSDLSEEAQRAILHGTEEKIEFHYADGARAYTTTKTFEGIVPNLERRWKETDSAWAREEIERFMSAAPCPACAGYRLKPEALAVKINGLHIGEVTGMSIRVAGAWFETLPAKLSDKQNEIAVRILKEIRERLRFLNDVGLDYLSMSRNSGTLSGGESQRIRLASQIGSGLTGVLYVLDEPSIGLHQRDNARLIETLKHLRDIGNTVIVVEHDEDAILSSDYVVDIGPAAGIHGGEVVAQGVPAEIMANPNSLTGKYLSGELGVAVPAERRKPKKGQQIKVIGARGNNLKNVTASIPLGVFTAVTGVSGGGKSTFLIETLYKAAARRIMGARENPAEHDRIDGFEFIDKVIDIDQSPIGRTPRSNPATYTGAFTPIRDWYAGLPEAKARGYQPGRFSFNVKGGRCEACQGDGVIKIEMHFLPDVYVTCDVCHGKRYNRETLDVTFKGKSIADVLDMTVEEGVEFFSAVPAVRDKLQSLFDVGLGYIKVGQQANTLSGGEAQRVKLAKELSKRSTGRTLYILDEPTTGLHFHDVAKLLEMLHELVRQGNSVVVIEHNLEVIKTADWVIDFGPEGGDGGGEIVATGTPEQIVEAERSYTGQFLKELLERRPMRKVQAAE
- a CDS encoding Na/Pi cotransporter family protein, with translation MSGIVVFINLAGAVALLLWATRMVRTGIERAYGHVLKDKLRLAVGNRVTAGAAGFALAVALQSATAVALIVASFVAGGYVSSGIGIATLLGADFGSAFVVRILRHDLSLLIPILLLMGTVAFRASETRGWRQAGRIFFGLGLLLLSLRLIGEASDPLRTSQILPLLINYLSRDWITAFLLSALLAWAFHSSVATILLFASLADRGLLPPVLIIPMVLGANFGAAVIGAMLTKNAESAARVVPLGNVVIRGLGTLAALAIQFVFVVPSDVFASHPGDAVVMVHLALNGAVLLLGLPFAGVVAGLLDRLLTKPAAVETEGPEERLSALNPADLANPKQAIANATREVLSVCDKTEVMLNRIFELYETFDPKKMQRLEALDDEIDRTHRDIKFYLARISESALDEESAAQSQNLLSAAIKVEQAADIIAQNMATRARKKHDRKVAFSDEGWSELKAMHNEVVKNARLAFNLLVDRDVEYARQLVARKEAVRNLVRQSEERHLQRLRDGNIASFESSSLHIDTMRDLKEINSLVASIGYPLLEDEGMLRRSRLL
- a CDS encoding P-II family nitrogen regulator; the protein is MKKIEAIIKPFKLDEVKEALQEVGLQGITVTEAKGFGRQKGHTELYRGAEYVVDFLPKVKVEVVLADENVEAVIDAIRNAAQTGRIGDGKIFVSNVEEVVRIRTGETGVDAI
- a CDS encoding EamA family transporter, whose translation is MSPLHILMLVLVAAVWGFNFVVIKLGLDNFPPLLFSALRFLFAALPLAFFIRRPDVPWRLILGIGVMLGVVKFSFLFIGMNVGAPPGLASLLLQSQAFFTVLLAFLLYGDRPRPLQIAGMVLAFSGVALIASSIDGTFTVAGLVLVLAAAVAWACSNMLMKKVGKVQMLNLMVWVSLVPPIPLFIISALFEGWDRDLQALANLNLEGAGAVLFVAYGATVFGFAVWGAMISRYGVSTVAPFSLLVPVFGMSSAALVLGEDFGPLRVVAAVLIVLGLVMNVFNPRWLARKTPVGDAAGL
- a CDS encoding NAD(P)H-hydrate dehydratase, whose amino-acid sequence is MAKGRDNWLLTPSAMGEVDAAAAASGIDSFGLMEKAGQAVTAAVLKLFPGGERFVVLCGPGNNGGDGYVAARALQESGAAVALYHLGDPSKLKGDAATARSRCPVPAEALETYFPMRGDVIVDAIFGAGLARSVPPVVVDIVRRVDEAGAPVVAVDLPSGIDGRTGTVMGAAFKARHTVTFMTRKPGHLLLPGRLHCGSVETVDIGIPFRLVEAKDVHLFVNGPQEWLAALPTTDATAHKFRRGHLTVFSGPATATGAARLAAAAGLRAGAGLVTVATPPDAIAANAAHLTAVMLKAVETGNDLDDYLRDERRTAFVLGPGFGVGPKARAFVTALAATGRHLVLDADGITAFAEDPQALFSAFADGAPRLVLTPHEGEFARLFPDLADDPALSKVDRARQAAARANAAVVYKGADSVIAAPDGRAVINENAPASLATAGSGDVLAGIVGGLLAQGMPAFEAAAAGVWLHGEAASKAGASLTAETLINHIDRWH
- a CDS encoding DUF72 domain-containing protein, which codes for MTQSGTIRTGIGGWTFDPWEGSFYPETLPKRRQLEYASRELAAIEVNGTYYSSQKPATFAKWASEVPDSFVFSLKASRFCTNRKVLAEAGPSVEKFLTQGITELGAHLGPILWQFMGTKKFEPEDFEAFLALLPKSQDGIALRHVVEPRHASFQVPEFIALLKKYEVAAVCADHHDYPMFADPTADFVYARLQKGEDDIPTCYPENEIEAWADRLRSFAKGGMPDDLPKIAEKETVAKKPRDVFAFFITGGKVNAPNGARVLQAAVS
- a CDS encoding single-stranded DNA-binding protein, with the protein product MAGSVNKVILIGNLGADPEIRRTQDGRPIANLRIATSETWRDRNTGERKEKTEWHTVVIFNEGLCKVAEQYLKKGSTVYIEGQLQTRKWQDQSGNDRYSTEVVLQGFNSNLTMLGGRGEGGGASRGGNDFGGGYGDDYNQPSRAPARTGNQAGGGGNFSRDLDDDIPF